In a genomic window of Amycolatopsis japonica:
- the alr gene encoding alanine racemase, with protein sequence MTASFPRAEVVIDLSAIRHNVALLASRAPSAQTMAVVKADGYGHGALEVARAAVEGGATWLGTCSLGEALALRRAGIGVRLFSWLDTPEADFAPAVAEDIDVAVSSLDELARVVDGARRARDFSGLNAICRVHLKIDTGLSRNGCPPAEWPALVKAAAAAKPLIEVVAIWSHLACADEPGHPSIDAQAKRFDEAYDIARAAGLNPMRHIANSAAVLTRPDLHFDLVRPGIAIYGLNPVPTEDDLRPAMTFRSSVVLTKRIPSGESVSYGHSWTAERDTTLALVPVGYADGVPRSLSGRMDVWLAGKRRPVVGRVCMDQLIVDCGDDEPSIGSEVILFGKDGPTAREWADKLGTIDYEIVTSMYRPRVHRTYLEAGS encoded by the coding sequence ATGACCGCCAGTTTCCCGCGTGCCGAGGTCGTCATCGACCTGTCCGCCATCCGGCACAACGTCGCCCTGCTCGCTTCCCGCGCCCCCTCGGCCCAGACGATGGCCGTGGTCAAGGCCGACGGCTACGGGCACGGAGCCCTCGAGGTCGCCCGGGCCGCCGTCGAGGGCGGCGCCACCTGGCTGGGCACCTGCTCCCTCGGTGAGGCGCTCGCGTTGCGCCGGGCCGGGATCGGCGTCCGGCTCTTCAGCTGGCTCGACACCCCCGAAGCCGACTTCGCGCCCGCTGTCGCCGAAGACATCGACGTCGCCGTGAGCTCCCTGGACGAGCTGGCCCGCGTGGTCGACGGCGCGCGCCGGGCACGCGACTTTAGCGGGCTAAACGCGATCTGCAGGGTTCACCTCAAGATCGACACCGGGCTCAGCCGAAACGGCTGCCCACCTGCGGAATGGCCGGCCCTGGTCAAGGCCGCGGCGGCCGCGAAACCGCTCATCGAGGTCGTCGCCATCTGGTCGCACCTCGCCTGCGCCGACGAGCCAGGCCACCCCTCCATCGACGCGCAGGCGAAGCGGTTCGACGAGGCCTACGACATCGCCCGCGCGGCCGGCCTGAACCCGATGCGGCATATCGCGAACTCCGCCGCCGTGCTGACCAGGCCCGACCTGCACTTTGACCTCGTCCGCCCCGGGATCGCGATCTACGGGTTGAACCCGGTGCCCACCGAAGACGACCTGCGCCCGGCGATGACCTTTAGATCGTCGGTCGTGCTCACGAAGCGGATCCCGTCCGGCGAATCGGTTTCGTACGGCCACAGCTGGACGGCCGAGCGCGACACCACCCTCGCCCTGGTCCCGGTCGGCTACGCGGACGGCGTACCGCGGTCGCTGTCCGGGCGCATGGACGTGTGGCTTGCCGGGAAGCGGCGGCCGGTCGTCGGCCGCGTCTGCATGGACCAGCTGATCGTCGACTGCGGAGACGACGAGCCGTCCATCGGCAGTGAGGTGATCCTGTTCGGCAAGGACGGGCCCACGGCGCGGGAATGGGCCGACAAGCTGGGGACGATCGACTACGAGATCGTGACTTCGATGTACCGCCCGCGGGTCCACCGGACGTATCTGGAGGCAGGCTCGTGA
- a CDS encoding ABC transporter ATP-binding protein, whose translation MATITYDKATRRYAGSERPAVDALDLEIADGEFLVLVGPSGCGKSTSLRMLAGLEDIDEGAVWIGDRDVTQLPPRARDIAMVFQNYALYPHMTVGQNMGFALKIAGRPASEIKQKVLDAAKLLDIEQYLDRKPKALSGGQRQRVAMGRAIVREPQVFLMDEPLSNLDAKLRVSTRTQIAALQRRLGVTTVYVTHDQVEAMTMGDRVAVLSDGLLQQCDTPRALYDKPANAFVAGFIGSPAMNLVTAKLTEDGAELGGARVPLTREILAKADGDTVTLGFRPESLEVTTSEDGTLPIKVDLVEELGSDAYVYGKLAETDAEGAKSNVVTRVDPRTPPAMGDTLHLRIRPDELHVFSATDGARLS comes from the coding sequence ATGGCCACGATCACCTACGACAAGGCGACCCGGCGCTACGCGGGCTCCGAGCGGCCCGCCGTGGACGCACTCGACCTCGAGATCGCCGACGGCGAGTTCCTCGTGCTGGTCGGGCCTTCCGGCTGTGGCAAGTCCACCAGCCTGCGGATGCTCGCCGGCCTCGAAGACATCGACGAAGGCGCCGTGTGGATCGGCGACCGCGACGTCACGCAGCTGCCGCCGCGCGCCCGCGACATCGCGATGGTGTTCCAGAACTACGCCCTGTACCCGCACATGACCGTGGGCCAGAACATGGGCTTCGCGCTGAAGATCGCGGGTCGTCCGGCTTCGGAGATCAAGCAGAAGGTGCTCGACGCGGCCAAGCTGCTGGACATCGAGCAGTACCTCGACCGCAAGCCGAAGGCGCTCTCCGGTGGTCAGCGCCAGCGTGTCGCGATGGGCCGCGCCATCGTGCGTGAGCCGCAGGTCTTCCTCATGGACGAGCCGCTGTCGAACCTCGACGCGAAGCTGCGGGTCTCCACCCGTACGCAGATCGCCGCGCTGCAGCGCCGCCTCGGCGTCACCACCGTCTACGTCACGCACGACCAGGTCGAGGCCATGACGATGGGCGACCGGGTCGCCGTCCTCTCGGACGGCCTCCTGCAGCAGTGCGACACCCCGCGCGCCCTGTACGACAAGCCCGCAAACGCTTTCGTCGCCGGTTTCATCGGCTCGCCCGCGATGAACCTCGTCACCGCGAAGCTCACCGAAGACGGCGCTGAGCTGGGTGGCGCCCGGGTGCCGCTGACCCGCGAAATCCTCGCCAAGGCCGACGGCGACACCGTCACTCTCGGCTTCCGCCCCGAGTCGCTCGAGGTGACCACCAGCGAAGACGGCACCCTGCCGATCAAGGTCGACCTCGTCGAGGAGCTCGGCTCGGACGCGTACGTCTACGGCAAGCTGGCCGAGACCGACGCCGAGGGCGCGAAGTCGAACGTCGTCACCCGTGTCGACCCGCGCACACCGCCGGCCATGGGCGACACCCTGCACCTGCGGATCCGTCCCGACGAGCTGCACGTGTTCTCCGCCACCGACGGGGCGCGCCTGTCCTGA
- the xylB gene encoding xylulokinase yields MSSDLVAGIDSSTQSTKVVVCDASTGEIVRTGRASHPDGTEVAPSAWWDAFREASDGLLDGVGAIGIGGQQHGMVTLDEDGEVVRPALLWNDIRSAKAAEDLGAELGAENWAKSVGSLPVASFTVTKLRWMAENEPELADRVARVLLPHDWLTWRLLGDGAEPVTDRGDASGTGYFSPATGEYRQDLLAHAFGGRTPELPKVIGPAEAAGRTADGILVSAGTGDNMAAALGLELVPGDVVVSLGTSGTVFGVSETASADPSGIVAGFADATGRFLPLACTLNAARVLTATSAMLGVELAEFDKLALAATPGSGGLTFLPYLDGERTPNLPDANGTLFGLTRANMTPENLARAAVEGMLCGLAAGLDALREQGLEVRRVLLIGGGAQSAAVRAVAPIVFGVPVVIPEVAEYVAVGAARQAAWALASSTEPPRWQEQHGYTPLEPTEADRAEGRRIQQLHLEARELGHGISAKPKED; encoded by the coding sequence ATGAGTTCTGACCTGGTCGCCGGAATCGACTCGTCGACCCAGTCGACGAAGGTCGTCGTCTGCGACGCGAGCACCGGCGAGATCGTCCGCACCGGCCGCGCCTCGCATCCCGACGGCACCGAGGTCGCGCCCTCCGCGTGGTGGGACGCGTTCCGCGAGGCCTCGGACGGCCTCCTCGACGGCGTCGGCGCCATCGGCATCGGTGGTCAGCAGCACGGCATGGTCACCCTCGACGAAGACGGCGAGGTCGTCCGGCCCGCGTTGCTGTGGAACGACATCCGGTCCGCGAAGGCGGCCGAAGACCTCGGCGCCGAACTCGGTGCCGAGAACTGGGCGAAGTCCGTCGGCTCGCTGCCGGTCGCCAGCTTCACCGTCACGAAGCTGCGCTGGATGGCGGAGAACGAGCCCGAACTGGCCGATCGTGTCGCCCGCGTCCTGCTCCCGCACGACTGGCTGACCTGGCGGCTGCTGGGCGACGGCGCCGAGCCGGTCACCGACCGCGGCGACGCCTCCGGCACCGGATACTTCTCGCCCGCCACCGGCGAATACCGCCAAGACCTCCTCGCGCACGCCTTCGGCGGCCGCACTCCCGAACTGCCCAAGGTCATCGGCCCCGCCGAAGCCGCTGGCCGCACCGCGGACGGGATCCTGGTCTCGGCCGGAACCGGCGACAACATGGCAGCCGCCCTCGGTCTCGAACTCGTCCCCGGCGACGTCGTCGTCTCGCTCGGCACCAGCGGCACCGTGTTCGGCGTCTCCGAGACGGCGAGCGCCGACCCCTCCGGCATCGTCGCGGGATTCGCCGACGCCACCGGCCGGTTCCTCCCGCTGGCCTGCACCCTCAACGCGGCCCGCGTGCTCACGGCCACGTCCGCGATGCTCGGCGTCGAGCTCGCCGAGTTCGACAAGCTGGCGCTCGCCGCCACACCCGGTTCCGGCGGCCTCACCTTCCTGCCGTACCTCGACGGTGAGCGGACGCCGAATCTCCCGGACGCCAACGGCACGCTCTTCGGCCTGACCCGCGCGAACATGACGCCCGAGAACCTCGCCCGCGCGGCCGTCGAAGGCATGCTGTGCGGTCTGGCCGCCGGGCTCGACGCCTTGCGCGAACAGGGGCTCGAAGTCCGTCGTGTCCTCCTGATCGGCGGTGGCGCGCAGTCGGCCGCCGTCCGCGCGGTCGCGCCGATCGTGTTCGGCGTGCCCGTCGTCATCCCCGAAGTCGCCGAGTACGTCGCGGTCGGTGCCGCGCGGCAGGCGGCCTGGGCCCTCGCTTCCAGCACGGAACCTCCCCGCTGGCAGGAACAGCACGGCTACACCCCACTCGAGCCGACCGAAGCGGACCGCGCCGAAGGGCGCCGGATCCAGCAGCTGCATCTCGAAGCCCGCGAACTCGGGCACGGCATTTCCGCGAAACCGAAAGAGGACTGA